One genomic window of Sphingomonas ginsengisoli An et al. 2013 includes the following:
- the uxuA gene encoding mannonate dehydratase produces the protein MSDAPVRMTQAMRWFGPADPVALRDIRQAGATHIVTALHEVHNGDVWSRAAVLERRALIEAAGLDWTVVESLPVHEEIKRRGPDWARLVDAYCESLRNLAAGGITTVTYNFMPLLDWTRTDLAWPLPDGALALRFELAMVAAFDLHILRRPNAADDYDPALVEEAGRRFAALDEAGRTRLEQTIIAGLPGSEESFTAAQFLAAVQTFDGIDHSALRANHLAFLEAVCPVADELGLQLVVHPDDPPFPIFGLPRAVSTEADVAALFAAVPNRSNGLCLCTGSFGVRADNDLPGMVERLGDRIGFLHLRSVQREAGGAFHEAAHLEGDADLPAVMAKVVALQQRTGRSIPMRPDHGHQMLDDLTKHTNPGYSLLGRMRGLAELRGLERGILLATTGQA, from the coding sequence ATGAGCGACGCCCCGGTCCGCATGACCCAGGCGATGCGCTGGTTCGGGCCGGCCGATCCCGTCGCCCTGCGCGACATCCGCCAGGCCGGCGCGACCCATATCGTCACCGCGCTCCACGAGGTCCACAATGGCGACGTCTGGTCGCGCGCAGCAGTGCTCGAGCGGCGCGCGCTGATCGAGGCGGCGGGGCTCGACTGGACCGTCGTCGAGAGCCTCCCGGTCCACGAGGAGATCAAGCGCCGCGGGCCAGACTGGGCGCGGCTGGTCGACGCCTATTGCGAAAGCCTGCGCAACCTCGCCGCGGGCGGCATCACCACCGTCACCTACAATTTCATGCCCTTGCTCGACTGGACCCGGACCGACCTTGCCTGGCCCCTCCCCGACGGCGCGCTAGCGCTCCGCTTCGAGTTGGCGATGGTCGCCGCCTTCGACCTTCACATCCTGCGCCGTCCCAACGCCGCCGACGACTATGACCCCGCGCTGGTCGAGGAAGCCGGCCGCCGCTTCGCCGCGCTCGACGAGGCCGGTCGGACGCGGCTCGAGCAGACGATCATCGCCGGCCTGCCGGGCAGCGAGGAAAGCTTCACCGCCGCCCAGTTCCTCGCCGCCGTCCAGACCTTCGACGGGATCGACCACTCGGCTTTGCGCGCCAACCACCTCGCCTTCCTCGAAGCGGTCTGCCCGGTCGCCGACGAGCTCGGGCTCCAGCTCGTCGTCCACCCCGACGACCCGCCCTTCCCGATCTTCGGCCTGCCCCGCGCGGTCAGCACCGAGGCCGACGTCGCCGCGCTCTTCGCCGCCGTCCCCAACCGCTCCAATGGCCTGTGCCTATGCACCGGCTCGTTCGGTGTGCGCGCCGACAACGACCTCCCCGGCATGGTCGAGCGGCTCGGGGACCGGATCGGCTTCCTCCACCTCCGCTCGGTCCAGCGCGAGGCCGGCGGCGCCTTCCACGAAGCCGCCCACCTCGAGGGCGACGCCGACCTCCCCGCGGTGATGGCGAAGGTCGTCGCGCTCCAGCAGCGGACCGGCCGCTCGATCCCGATGCGCCCCGACCACGGCCACCAGATGCTCGACGACCTGACCAAACACACCAACCCCGGCTACTCGCTGCTCGGCCGGATGCGCGGCCTCGCCGAGCTGCGCGGGCTCGAGCGCGGGATCCTGCTCGCGACCACCGGACAAGCCTGA
- a CDS encoding glycoside hydrolase family 2 protein has translation MTRWAILAASLFLGATTASAQTSPSPALVAADLRDGLDLSGPWHYSIDPFRSGIAGFHGETPDIGQQRWRDVDVRSAMQRDSRVLYEFDLARSPLTSLPSSWLTTAPELRHYDGLMWYQRTFTVPAARPGRRFLRFGAANYATRVYLNGQLVGMHEGGFTPFAFDVTKLLRDGDNQVTVGVDSQATEATVPPPVTDWENYGGITRDIRLIATPDTYVDDAWVRLTRDGRLAVDVHLDGPQAAGRPVQLSIAGLRLTQSGVTDAAGNWRATMTAPRALVRWSPERPQLYDVAISAGEDRWRDRIGFRTIAVRGRDILLNGKPIFLRGISMHEEELGAEPTRAMTPAASRALLGEIKDGLHGNFVRLAHYPHSEVTTRLADELGLLVWSEVPVYWRVAWSNPATLERARTMLAENITRDRNRASIAIWSVANETPVTDARIAFLRTLVSDVRRLDDTRLVSAALLVERDKAADHPVMTMADPLASDLDVLAINTYNGWYTNDRLSDLATSEWRVPADKPLVFSEFGADARAGFHDPANKQKFSEEFQADYYRATLAMAQKLPTLRGMSPWILKDFRSPRRQNPDFQQGWNRKGLISETGQRKAAFDVLAGFYASRAQRTR, from the coding sequence ATGACCCGCTGGGCAATCCTGGCCGCCAGCCTCTTCCTTGGCGCAACCACCGCCTCCGCCCAAACGTCTCCCTCCCCGGCGCTGGTCGCCGCCGACCTCCGCGACGGCCTCGACCTGTCGGGCCCGTGGCACTACTCGATCGACCCGTTCCGCTCAGGCATCGCCGGTTTCCACGGCGAGACTCCCGACATCGGCCAGCAACGCTGGCGCGACGTCGACGTGCGCAGCGCGATGCAGCGCGACAGCCGCGTCCTCTACGAGTTCGACCTCGCCCGCTCGCCGCTGACTTCGCTGCCCTCCTCCTGGCTGACCACCGCGCCCGAGCTGCGCCACTATGACGGCCTGATGTGGTACCAGCGGACCTTCACCGTCCCCGCCGCCCGCCCCGGCCGCCGCTTCCTCCGCTTCGGCGCCGCCAACTACGCCACCCGCGTCTACTTGAACGGTCAGCTCGTCGGGATGCACGAGGGCGGCTTCACCCCCTTCGCCTTCGACGTCACCAAATTGCTCCGCGATGGCGACAACCAGGTCACCGTCGGCGTCGACTCGCAGGCGACCGAAGCGACCGTCCCGCCGCCCGTCACCGATTGGGAGAATTACGGCGGGATCACCCGCGACATCCGCCTGATCGCCACCCCCGACACCTATGTCGACGACGCCTGGGTCCGGCTGACCCGCGACGGCCGGCTGGCGGTCGACGTCCACCTCGACGGACCCCAGGCCGCGGGCCGCCCGGTCCAGCTCAGCATCGCCGGCCTCCGCCTGACCCAGTCGGGCGTCACCGACGCCGCCGGCAACTGGCGCGCGACCATGACCGCCCCCCGCGCGCTCGTCCGCTGGTCGCCCGAACGCCCGCAATTGTACGACGTCGCGATCAGCGCCGGCGAGGACCGCTGGCGCGACCGCATCGGCTTCCGCACCATCGCCGTCCGTGGCCGCGACATCCTCCTCAATGGCAAGCCCATCTTCCTCCGCGGCATCTCGATGCACGAAGAGGAATTGGGCGCCGAGCCGACCCGGGCGATGACACCCGCCGCCTCGCGCGCCCTGCTCGGCGAGATCAAGGACGGCCTCCACGGCAATTTCGTCCGCCTCGCCCATTATCCCCATTCGGAGGTCACCACCCGCCTCGCCGACGAGCTGGGCCTCCTCGTGTGGAGCGAGGTCCCCGTCTACTGGCGCGTCGCCTGGTCGAACCCGGCCACGCTGGAGCGCGCCCGGACGATGCTCGCCGAGAACATCACCCGCGACCGCAACCGCGCCTCGATCGCCATCTGGAGCGTCGCCAACGAGACCCCCGTCACCGACGCCCGCATCGCCTTCCTCCGAACCCTGGTGAGCGACGTCCGCCGCCTCGACGACACCCGCCTGGTCAGCGCCGCCCTGCTGGTCGAGCGCGACAAGGCCGCCGACCATCCGGTGATGACCATGGCCGACCCCCTGGCCTCCGACCTCGATGTGCTGGCGATCAACACCTACAACGGCTGGTACACCAACGACCGGCTGAGCGACCTCGCCACGAGCGAGTGGCGCGTCCCCGCCGACAAGCCGCTCGTCTTCTCCGAGTTCGGGGCCGACGCCCGCGCCGGCTTCCACGACCCCGCCAACAAGCAGAAATTCTCCGAGGAGTTCCAGGCCGATTACTACCGCGCGACGCTGGCGATGGCGCAGAAGCTGCCGACCCTGCGCGGCATGTCGCCGTGGATCCTCAAGGACTTCCGCTCGCCGCGCCGGCAGAACCCCGACTTCCAGCAGGGCTGGAACCGCAAGGGCCTGATCTCGGAGACCGGCCAGCGCAAGGCCGCCTTCGACGTGCTCGCCGGCTTCTACGCCAGCCGCGCCCAGCGCACACGCTGA